The following DNA comes from Chloroflexota bacterium.
CCTTGGGTCTAGGTTTTTCCACCTCTTTGAGCTGAAGAACCTCCGGCGGTCCGTATTTTGTGCATACAATTGCTTTCGTAAGTTACCTCCAAATTTACTTTGTCTGGTTTATATCTGTTTGGCAGACCCGGAAGCGATTGCCGACGAATTGAACCCTTTAACTATCAGCCATACCGCAAGAACCATTTCTTGCACGCCTATTGGAAGTTGTAATAAAATGAAAACCGTCGAAAAATATATTATCTGGCCAGATATCGCTAACAAGACGGCTGCAAGCGATAATGCAGCTCCCAGAAAACCCCAACCTGATAGCCATCGTGGAATGAGTTTTGATTGATAAAATACATAGTAATACATCAGAGCACCCACGGTAAAAGCGATTATACTTAACTTGCCGGCCCAATCACGTACCGCCAGTAATGAAGTGCCTGAAGCTTGAAACAAGGAAGCATTCGAGGCTCCCGCTTTTACATATTCCTGACTCAATGTCAGTATTGATAGCAGGCCAACCACA
Coding sequences within:
- a CDS encoding DUF4386 domain-containing protein, whose product is MNTNRKTAISVGVLFIIATVLGVLGNNLFKPILAAPDYLIKISANENQVIIGGLLVLLSAFACAGIAICLYPILRKYNEGLALGAVGLRLMEGMLYIVGVVGLLSILTLSQEYVKAGASNASLFQASGTSLLAVRDWAGKLSIIAFTVGALMYYYVFYQSKLIPRWLSGWGFLGAALSLAAVLLAISGQIIYFSTVFILLQLPIGVQEMVLAVWLIVKGFNSSAIASGSAKQI